In the genome of Candidatus Omnitrophota bacterium, the window TCCGCGCCTGCTGACCAAGATGAACGCCCCTCTTTCCGCCATTCGTCACCAAATCGCCGCTGAATTGGAGCGGCGTCCTCGCATGAGCGGCGGAGCGACGGAAGCGGGGAAAATTTACGTCTCTGCGCGCCTCAATCAAGTCCTGCTCCGTTCTGAAGAAGAAGCCAAACGGCTGAAGGACGACTATATCAGCCTCGAACATCTGATGCTGGCCATTATTAACGAAGGGCCGACGTTCTTTTCCAGCCGAGTGCTTAACAGTTCCAATGTTTCCGCCAACCAATTTCTAAAGGCGTTGACGGAAGTGCGCGGCAATCAGCGCGTCGCCAGTCCCACGCCGGAAGCGGCCTATGACGCGCTGGAGCGTTACGGTCGCGATCTGGTGGCCGCTGCGTTGCAGGGCAAACTGGATCCCGTCATCGGACGCGACGGCGAGATTCGCCGCATCATCCGCATTCTGTCGCGCAAGACCAAAAACAATCCCGTGCTCATCGGCGAGCCGGGCGTAGGCAAGACGGCTATCGTCGAAGGGCTGGCGCACCGCATCGTACGCGGCGACGTTCCCGAAGGGCTGAAGAACAAGCGCATCTTCGCGCTGGATATGGGCGCGCTGGTGGCGGGCGCCAAGTATCGCGGCGAATTCGAGGAACGGCTCAAGGCCGTGTTGACCGAGATCAAGAAGAGCGAAGGGCGCATCCTGCTTTTCATCGACGAATTGCATACCATCGTCGGCGCAGGCAGGGTGGAAGGCGCGATGGACGCGGGCAACATGCTCAAGCCCATGCTGGCGCGCGGCGAACTGCACTGCATCGGCGCCACCACGCTGGACGAATACCGCAAGTACATCGAAAAAGACGCCGCCCTCGAGCGCCGCTTCCAGCCGGTGCTGGTGGAGCAGCCTACGGTGGAGGATTCCATCTCCATTCTGCGCGGCCTGCGCGAGCGCTTCGAAGTTCATCATGGAGTGAAGATACAAGACAACGCGCTCGTGGCGGCGGCCGTGCTTTCCCAACGCTATATCTCCGACCGCTTTCTGCCTGACAAGGCTATCGACCTCATCGACGAGGCCTGCGCCATGATCCGCACCGAGATAGACTCTATGCCCGCGGAACTGGATCAAAGCACGCGCCGCATCATGCAATTGGAGATCGAAGAACAGGCGCTGAGCAAGGAGAAAGACAAAGCCAGCCAAGAGCGGCTGCAAGCACTGCGCAAAGAACTGGCCGATCTGCGCGCCAAGACCGACAGCATGAAAGCGCAGTGGGAGGCGGAGAAAGAAAGCCTGCGCCAGATCGGCGCTCTGCGCAAGCAGATTGAAGACGCGCGTCATGAAATCGAACTCGCCGAGCGGGCGTACGATCTATCCAAAGCGGCGGAATTGCGGCACGGCAAACTGCCGACGCTGTTGAAGACTTTGGAGAAGGAAGAAGCGGCGCTGACGCGCAAACAGGGTGCAGCGAAATTCCTGCGCGAAGTGGTTACCGAAGAGGAGATCGCCGACATCGTTTCCCGCTGGACTGGCATCCCCGTCACCCGCCTGATGGAAGGGGAGCGGGAAAAACTGCTGCGGCTGGACGAGGTTCTGCATCGGCGCGTCATCGGCCAGGACGAGGCGGTGCAGGCGGTGGCCGACGCCGTCATCCGCGCCCGCGCCGGCATCAAAGACCCGCGCCGTCCCATCGGCTCCTTCATCTTTCTTGGCCCCACCGGCGTCGGCAAGACGGAACTGGCCAAAGCGCTGGCGCAGACGCTGTTCGATTCGGAAGAGAACATGGTGCGCATCGACATGTCGGAATACATGGAAAAGCACGCCGTCTCCCGCCTCATCGGAGCGCCTCCGGGATACGTGGGCTATGAGGAAGGCGGCCAGCTGACGGAAGCGGTGCGCCGCAAGCCCTACTGCGTCATCCTCTTCGACGAGTTCGAAAAAGCGCATCACGACGTGTTCAACGTGCTGCTGCAAATCATGGACGACGGACGCCTCACCGACGCGCAAGGGCGCACGGTCGATTTCAAGAACACCGTCGTCATCCTCACCTCCAACCTCGGCTCGCAATATCTGTTGGAAGGCGTAAGCGATTCCGGCGAGGTCGAAGAATCGGCGCGCAACGGCGTTTTGCAGGAACTGCGGCTGCACTGCCGCCCGGAATTTCTCAACCGCGTGGACGACATCGTCCTCTTCAAATCGCTGCGCCTGGAAGAGATCGAAAAGATCGTCGACCTGCTGCTGGAAGAACTGCGCAAGCGCCTCAAGGACCGCCGTATGACGTTGGAAGTAAGCCAAGCGGCCAAAGAACATCTAGCCCTCAGCGGCTACGACCCCGTCTACGGAGCGCGCCCGCTGCGAAGGCTATTGCAAAAAGAACTGGAAACCCGCCTAGGCCGCGCCCTAGTCTCCGGCGAAATCCTGGACGGAGCGAAGATTACAGTCGACTTGAAGAATGAGGAGTTGGCGATCGCGTTCGAAAATCCATCGCAGGAGAATGGTCTGGCGGGGGCGGCGTAGATTATTGTTTGCGATTATTTAAATCAAGGGAAAAATGAGATGGATGCGGTTGGAGGCGAACGCAAATTTTTTGATAAAGAATTCGATTTTCCGTATACAAATGAAATTAGTAGTAGTAATATAAAAATTGTATAAATAATTGTTTCTGAAATATAAAGGAGGATAATATCATGAAATTGTTTGGAATTTTATTCAGTTTCATTATTATGCTTCAGGGTTGCGCTACAACATTGGCATTGCATCCTCAACCATCAAATGACCAGAAAATTATTTATTTAAAAGGCGTAAGCAGCCTTGTCTCGAAAAAAAATAATACAGTAATTGTTAGTACTTCAGAGTCAACTCATATGTCTAATATCCGGCCCAAATTCATCATTGGCGTCTGCAATGACACAAAAGAGCCTTTCAATTTTTCCATCGAGGATAACATTACGGCTACGGTCAATGGTGAGGCGTGGAAAGTATACACATATGAAGAATTAGTGGAAGAAGTGAGGAGAGCGCAATCTGCGGCTTTAATTGGCGCAGCATTGTTTGGAATGGGGCGCTCTATGCAAGCATCGCAAGCTGGCTATCAATACCAATCAGGTTCATTCAATACTTCTTATTATAATACAAGTGGCTATAGTGGATATGGGTATGGTTCATATTCTGGATATACATACAATCCTGCCGCTGCTGCCCAAGCGCAAGCTGAAGCTAATGCTATAACAAGAGATGAGATCAATTATATCACAGAATCAACCAACCAAACTTTGAATTATATGGGTCAAAATATCCTTCAAAAAAATACGGTTTTTCCGGGTATGTTATACGGTGGTTATGTTCTCATATGCTTTACAAAAATTCCTAAAGATATAAATGATATTCATATTTGTGTAACCCTACTAAGTGAGGAACATGAATTTATTTACTCCGAATCCAAATGGAAGAAATAATAAAATGTAATTGAAATATTATTATCTTTATAACTTATTAATAGAAGAAGTAGAATTCGATGACAAGCCAGATATTAACTAATGATGAAATTAGAAACATATATGGAGCATTAAGTTCCGAACTTAATCGCTTGTCAATTCCGAACATTAGGAACACAGTACGCGCGGCAGGCTTTGACGTTACAAGAATTTCACATAAATCTGAAGATAAAGGAGGAATAGGCAGTCGAGCAGAAGTAATGCCTATAATTGATGAATTATTTGGCAAGTTACCAAATGATGACAAGATAAATGCACTTCGTATAATTGCAGAAAAATTGATTCATGAAAATTCCTCATTAGAGGAAAGAGTACAAAATATACTTGGAAAACATGGTTTTCAGTTTATTGATAATTCGTTTATTCCAATCGATTTATTGGATCAAAGAGAATCAAAATTTTTGCCTACTAATTCAGCATCTCATATAGCGCAGGCAACATCTCGATTGATAAATAGTGATTATAGTGGAGCCATTACTTCAGCCTGTGGCGCTGTAGATATTTTAATGCAAAAAATCTATAAGGAAAAGGAGTTAGGCGAACCTGGCAAAGTTGGTTTCCAGGCTAAAGTTAATACTTCTTTGAAGGAATTGCATATATTTGAATTACTAAGACAAGATTTTCAAGATATCGATATGACTGAAATGGACATAACATCATTAGTTGAAGAAATGAAGAAAGCAACTAATCATGCTGTACAATTTTTAGAAGTATTAAGACGGTCTATGGGTGATGTTCACGGTTCAAAACCTGCACTACGTCATACCGCTTATTATGCAATCAAGTTGGCTTCCGCTATTTGTGGACTTTTTGAGAATTCGTTAATAGAAAAGTAGGATGGGTTGCATTTTTTGACCCATCGGTCTTTATGGATATGATATTTGATGGGTCAAATGACGCGACCCATCCTACGATTTAACCTTCCATCATCAAAGCGTAAGCATCTTTTATATTCTCTTCCAAATCTTCCAAAGTCTCTCCTTGGCTGAAAATCCCCGGAATTTCTTTCAGTTTGCCGACATACCAGCCATCATCGATCCAATATTCGAGAGTAAAGTTTTTCAACTTCATTTTACCTTCTCACGCCGCGTTGATCGCCGCGTCGACGTCCACCTCGACGTATTCGCAATGCGTGGAGGGTTGGGGGATAGACTCGCCGTCTTCCTTGAGTCCCTCGAAATGAAACTCAAGGGCTTCTTTAAAGAGTTGGAGGGTTTCTTCGAAGGTTTTTCCGGTAGCCATGCAGCCGGGAACGTCCGGGCAATGAGCGCAATAATTCGATTTCATTTTCGCGACGATAACGGTGTATTTCATTTCAGTTTTCTTTTGGTTTAGTCTTCAACCGTCCAAGATACCATTCCACGTTTTTGCGCAGCGCCGGGGTTAAGTTCATGGAGCGCGCTTTGAGGAAGGCCTCCCGCGCCAGATCGAGGGAATGAGGATCGCCTTGGGAATAGAGTCCTACGCCTTCATTGTAAACCAAGACGGCGCTTTGAGGGTGCAGTTTCTCGGCGGCGCGGGAGAGTTCGACCAGCATTTCGTAATCTTTTTTCAAGTAATAAACGCCGCTGAGGCTGATGACGGTGGGTTCGGACGTATCCTGGACAGTCTTGGCGAAAAACTCTTCCGCAAAATCCAGCCAGCCGTAATGCTTGTAAAGGTCGAAGAGTTTTTGCTGGGCGGCGGGATCTTGGGGATTTTTCATGACGCTCTCTTGCAAGGGCGCCGCGCCGGATTGCCGCTCCAGATATTCTTTTAGCGCATCGATTTTTTTCTCTTTGGGATAATAGGCTTTAAGACGAAAGTAGTCGTCTTCCACTATGCCGTAATGCTTTAAATGGAATAGTGATTTTTCACGCAGAATTAGCGCGTTGATGAGATCGTTTCCTTTCAGTTTTTTTTCCAGAATTTTTTCCAATTCCGTCAACGCCGTCTCGTATTTTCGCCGCTTGATAAGATCCTCGACGTACTCGAATTTCTTGTCCAGCGGCATGTTATCCAGCAAATCGCCGATGGCGTCGCTGGCGCTTTCCGGCGGTTGCGAAGGATAGGCGGGATAAGACGGAGACGGCGGCGGGATTGCGCCTTTTTCGACTAACTTGTCGTAAGTTTTTTGAGGATCGCCCGCCGGGCCGATGTATTTGGAAAGATCGATCGGTTCCCTTCCCGCGCGCGCGCCGCCCAGTTCGGGGCGGGGGCGGCGGGCGCGGCTGCCGTCCTTTTGGATTTCGTCTTGGGTTTGGATAAAGCGCTTCATCAAATCGTTGCGCAGAAGATCGGCCAGCGAGTTTTTCTCCGAGGAAGAGTCAAGCAGGGGCGGGATGGGCGAGTCCTCTTGCGTTGCGGCGATAGGACTCATCAGCGCGAAGGAGAATAGAAGAAAAACAGCATAAGTGAGGATTAGAATAACTCGGATATCTATCCTGATCATCCTTTCATCCTTGCCATCCAATTTCAGTTTTTAATTATCATAATTCCAAAAAAGGCTTCAGACAACGATTTTTTCGGGATTGAGGATGTTATGCGGATCGAAGAGTCTTTTGATGTCCGTAATCAACTTCCGTTCGCATTCGCCCAATTCGAAGGAGATATAAGGCGCTTTGGCGATGCCGATGCCGTGCTCGCCGGAGATGCTGCCGCCCATGTCCACGACGGCGCGAAACAAATCCTTGACGGCGGCGATGACGCTGGGATCGTTCTCTAGGCGCGACATGAAATTGACATGGATGTTGCCGTCGCCCGCATGACCGAAGCAAAGAGTCATCACCCGATGGCGTTCGCTGATTTCATAGGCTTTTTGCATTAGAAGGGGATAGGCGGAGACGGGAACGCAAACGTCTTCGTTAGTCTTAAAAGGCGCCTTGGCATACATGGCCGGGCTGAGAGAGCGGCGGATGTCCCATAAGGCCTGGCGTTCCTCCTCCGTCTGGGCGGGGCGGATTTCACTAGCCCCTTGTTGGCGGCAGATATCCGCCAGAGCGCGGGCGTCTTGTCCAACCAGCAATTCGTCAAAGCCGTCGGTCTCCACTAGGAGCAGCGCCTCGGCGATGGGAATGCGGCGATCCTGGACGTATTCGTTGGCTGCCTCCAGGCATTGGCGGTCGATAAACTCCAAGGCGCAGGGCGTAACGCCGCTTTTCAGAATGGCTTGCACCGCCTGGGAGGAATCGTCGATGGAATCGAAGAGCGCCGCAAAGGCGGAATGGGCCGATGGATTGGGAATCAGCCTCACCGTCGCTTCCGTAATCACGGCCAGCGTGCCTTCGGAACCAATCAGCAGTTGCAGAAGGTTGTAGCCCACTACGTTCTTGCGCGCTTTGGTTCCCGCTTTCACGATTTCGCCGGTAGGCAGAACCGCCTGGATGGATTGAATCCAATCCTTCGTCGTACCGTATTTTACGCAATTGAGTCCCCCGGCGCATTCGGCCAGAGTTCCCCCCAAGGATGCGGTTTTGGCGCTGGAGGGATCGGGAGGATAGAAAAGGCCGCGCTTTTGAGCAGCGGCTTTCAAGACGCCCAGCGGAACGCCGGGCTGGGCGGTGAGCAGGCGGTTCTCTTCGTCCAGATTGAGGATTTTATCCATGCGTTCCATGGAGAGCAATACGCCGCCATGCGTCGCCAACGCACCTCCCGAAAGGCCGGTCCCGCCGCCGCGCGGATAAACGGGAACTTGGTATTCGCAGGCAGCGCGCAATAGAGCGGATATCTCCTCCGCATTTTCCGCCCATACCACCATTTGCGGAAGATACTCTTTTTTCGTAGCGTCATACGAGTAGGTGAGCAAATCGACGGGATCGGCGGACAGGCGCTCGGAGGGAAATAAGCCGCGCAGGATTTTAATAAAGGCTTTATCCAAAGGCTTGTTGGAATGGTCTGGCTTGTTATTGTTCAACATCATTAAATATCCGGTAGAATCGCAACGCAACGAGATGCTGACGCCCTGCTTCATTCGGCATGAACTATCATTATTCAATGGACTTAACTATCGCCGTTTTCGATGGCGATTCAAGGGTGAACTATTGCAAGAACGGGCGTCTCTTGAATTTCGATGGGAACATAACGTAGGATGGGTCGCGTTGTTTGACCCATTGATCGCTCAAAGAAAAAAAAACAAGGGCGGAGAGATTCCCCGCCCTTAGTTGGTTGAATGCGTAGAACAATTCGATGCGGCGCGTTGCTTGCGCGCATGATCGTTCGATAAGTTATTGCTGCCGTCTCGGCGCGCCGCCACCCATAGCGGCAGCCGCTTTGTCAAATTCTTCCTGAATTTTCGCCGTTTGCTCTTTTAAGGCTTTCGCTTCATCGGTGGAAAGAAGGGCTATTACTTTTCCATCATACTCTTTGGTGATTTCTTCCCGTTTTTTTGCGAATTCCTCTTGTTGTTTTTGCCGATCTTCCTGGGAAAGTTGTTGGCCAGGTTGCCTGGCTGGACGCGCTTCTTGCAGGGTTTTTACGTATTCCGCCGCCAGGGGTTGCAGTTTGGCGCGTTTTTCCTTTTCCAAATAGAGAAGCCGCAACGCCCGCAGGTTGGCCAAAGGTTGGATCATGCGCATTTCCATTACGGGTTCGACGGTTTTCATTTCGTCGGCGGAGAGAAGTTTGCCGAGGCTTTCTTTCTTCGCCTTCGCGCTTTCGTCCCGTATCTCCTGGAACATAGTCCGGCGTTCTTCGCCGGATACGCCTTCCAGTTTCGGCATCCATTTATCGCTGAGTTCTTTTATGGCTTTTCCGTAAGCCTCGGCGACTTTCTCGGCGTTTGCTTTATCGAGTAAAAGATAATCGCAGATAAAGTTTCCTTCGTCGGGATTGAATAAGAATCGTCCGAAACCCCGTCCCTGGCCTGGAGCCGGTTGCGCCAAAACAGACCCGGCGACGAAACTAACGGCAAGTAAAACCAATCCTAATCGATACGCCCATTGCTTCATCTCTTTCTCCCTTTCTTCCTCGTTATGATGGATTGTCATTTCGCAATTTATTTTTCTTCGCAACGCAATAAGCCTATATTAAAAACATATTCGAAGGGATGGCGTTTCGTAGAAAATGAATTGCGTTTATGCGCCAATAAAATTAGTCAGAAGAAAAGAGAAAAAGGTTCGTTCGAAGAGAAAAAAAGTCGAGGATTTTAGTCTTTCACTAAAAAATTATGGATTGCTGATATTAGCATAAGTCTTGACTAACGTGCATATTACAATATGCTTTTCTCAAGAAATGAACAAGAGAATCTGCGTGTATCTTACAAAACCTTTGCACACAAGCGATTCCGAAAAAAAAACTCCTTCACCCATCGGCTTGCTCCCGCCGTTAAAACGGCGGATTATTAAAATTTGCCCCTTTTAAAGGGGCATTTTAAAATAGCCTTTCAAGGCTATCAATTATACGCAAAAATTTTACGAAGAATGTCGGGATGATCAAAGGCTTCCTGGATTAATGATCCATGGAGTGAAGCGGCGTTAAAAATCGTCAAGACCTGAACCAATCCTCTCATTTGGATGGTAAGCCCGATGGGATCGTTTTTCCGCCCAAGCCAGCCGCCGATTATCTTCTGGTGGATTTGATTATGCCTCAAATCAACGGCGAACGCGTCATTCAATATTGCCGCGAACTCTGGCGCGACGCCGTCCGCATCGTCGTCATCACGGGCAAGGACCTCAGCCCAAAGGAAATCCGCGAGTTCGAAAGCAAAGGCGCGACAGTCATCCTAAAAAGCGATGAACGCAACCAAGGCATCATCAAATCCCTCGACGCCGTCTTTTCTCTCCCCGCATCCCAAAAATTGTAGAATCTTTTTCCACTCTTGATCCCCTTGCGTCTCATGATAGGGTAGTCGTATCCATAGGGTGGTCTTAAAGCAAAGCGCAGCCCGCCATTATGACGAAGTAATATCAACTCTCGCCTAACCTCATTCCATCTTGGAGAGGAATTGTTAAACAACGCATCTAAGATATTGGAATTCTTGGGGGAATACGCAATGAAACAACGCTCGCTTCATGCCATCCATTCCATCGTGAAATTCTTTTTCGGCATCCTATTCGCCTTTGCAACATTTTCCGCTCATTCTCTGGAAACGGAAAAAGGCGCTCTGGCTTTTTCCATCCCCGAAAAAATATCCCTTCGTTTTTCCGGACCAATGGGGGAACGGATCGACGCCAATCTGCATAACTGGCTTCTTACCGCCCCGGACGCCAATCCGGGGATTCTGGAAATGTTCCGCGAAAGAGACCGGAAACCCGAACCGTCCATTGTTCCCTGGGCGGGCGAGTTCGCCGGCAAATATCTGATATCGGCGATTCAAGCGCGCAGGATGACGAACGATCCTCATCTCGATGTACTTCTGCAAAGGGTGATCGGCGAATTAATCGAATCGCAGGACGAGGACGGTTACCTTGGCCCTTTCAAAAAAGAAGAACGCCTCTTGGGCTATTGGGATCTATGGGGGCATTACCATTGTCTGTTGGCGCTTTTAATGTGGCATGAAGACGCCAATGACGCCGACGCTAAAGAATGCGCCATTCGCGCGGCGGATTTGATTTGCAGAACCTATCTGGACGCAGATCGGCGGATTCTCGACATGGGTTCGCATGAAATGAACATGGCCATTATCCATGTCTTTGGCCGCCTCTATCGCATTATCCAAGACGAACGATACTTGAAAATGATGTTGGAAATCACAAAGGAATGGGAAGAAAGCGGCGACTATTTCCGCATGGGCTTGAAAGGCGTCGATTTCTATAAACTCCCCCGGCCTCGCTGGGAAAGCCTGCCCGACATTCAGGGGATTCTCGAACTCTACCGCATAACAGGCCGGGAAGAATATAAAAAGGCCTTTGAAAATCTTTGGCGAAGCATCGTTAAATTCGACCGCCATAATACCGGCGGATTCTCCACCTTCGAGCAAGCCATCGGCGATCCCTATACGCCCGGCCCCATCGAAACCTGCTGCACCATCGCCTGGGCGGCGCTGACGGGTGATATGTTGCGATTGACGGGGGACTCGGCGGCGGCCGACGAGTTGGAATGGTCAACCTGGAACAGCATTATGGGTTCGCAGCATCCTTCCGGCCGATGGTGGACTTACGACACGCCGATGGATGGAGCGCGGTTGGCCTCCGCTCATCACATCGTTTTTCAGGCGCGGGCGGGAACGCCGGAATTGAATTGCTGCTCCGTCAACGGCCCGCGCGGATTGGGAATGCTTTCCGAATGGTCGTTTCTGACGGATGAGGAAGGCGCGATCGTCAATTATTATGGTCCCGTACAAGCGCGTTTTACGATGCAAAATGGTTTACCTATTCAAATCGAAGAAGAGACGTCCTACCCGGCGGACCCGCGCATCGTTCTTCATATCGTTCCCGAAAAACCGGCGGAATTTACGCTGAGGCTGCGCATTCCGAATTGGTCGAAAAATACGAACGCATCGATCAATGGAAATTCGCTTGCGGGCGTCGAAGCAGGAAAATATTTATCCATCCGGCGGACATGGAATCCCGGCGACCAAGTGGAACTAAATCTGGATTTTTCCATTCGCGCTTGGATCGGCGACGGACATGCCTTTGGCAAAACTTCCGTTTATTATGGACCGCTGCTCTTAGCGTTCGATTCTCATTTCAATTCGCTGGATGCGAACGATATCCCGCCGCTTGATATGCGGAACCTTTCTCTTACGAAATATAATTCTTACTTAGGACGTTTTAAGCCGATCGTACAATTCCACTATACGGGAAGCGATGGCCGGATCGCGGAGTTGTGCGATTTCGCCTCGGCGGGCGCATATGGAACGAATTACGTCTCCTGGCTTCCCGCCGTGAACGCGCCGCCGCCTCCTATTGTTCTAAAACAACCCGCGGATGGAGAAATCGTTCCCGCCGGTCCCATGAAATTCGAATGGAGCGGGATGAAAAGCCAAACCGATAGA includes:
- the clpB gene encoding ATP-dependent chaperone ClpB codes for the protein MDLNRFTQKSQEALSDAQNSAIRSGHVEVDVEHLLLALLDQPEGLIPRLLTKMNAPLSAIRHQIAAELERRPRMSGGATEAGKIYVSARLNQVLLRSEEEAKRLKDDYISLEHLMLAIINEGPTFFSSRVLNSSNVSANQFLKALTEVRGNQRVASPTPEAAYDALERYGRDLVAAALQGKLDPVIGRDGEIRRIIRILSRKTKNNPVLIGEPGVGKTAIVEGLAHRIVRGDVPEGLKNKRIFALDMGALVAGAKYRGEFEERLKAVLTEIKKSEGRILLFIDELHTIVGAGRVEGAMDAGNMLKPMLARGELHCIGATTLDEYRKYIEKDAALERRFQPVLVEQPTVEDSISILRGLRERFEVHHGVKIQDNALVAAAVLSQRYISDRFLPDKAIDLIDEACAMIRTEIDSMPAELDQSTRRIMQLEIEEQALSKEKDKASQERLQALRKELADLRAKTDSMKAQWEAEKESLRQIGALRKQIEDARHEIELAERAYDLSKAAELRHGKLPTLLKTLEKEEAALTRKQGAAKFLREVVTEEEIADIVSRWTGIPVTRLMEGEREKLLRLDEVLHRRVIGQDEAVQAVADAVIRARAGIKDPRRPIGSFIFLGPTGVGKTELAKALAQTLFDSEENMVRIDMSEYMEKHAVSRLIGAPPGYVGYEEGGQLTEAVRRKPYCVILFDEFEKAHHDVFNVLLQIMDDGRLTDAQGRTVDFKNTVVILTSNLGSQYLLEGVSDSGEVEESARNGVLQELRLHCRPEFLNRVDDIVLFKSLRLEEIEKIVDLLLEELRKRLKDRRMTLEVSQAAKEHLALSGYDPVYGARPLRRLLQKELETRLGRALVSGEILDGAKITVDLKNEELAIAFENPSQENGLAGAA
- a CDS encoding FAD-binding oxidoreductase; the encoded protein is MMLNNNKPDHSNKPLDKAFIKILRGLFPSERLSADPVDLLTYSYDATKKEYLPQMVVWAENAEEISALLRAACEYQVPVYPRGGGTGLSGGALATHGGVLLSMERMDKILNLDEENRLLTAQPGVPLGVLKAAAQKRGLFYPPDPSSAKTASLGGTLAECAGGLNCVKYGTTKDWIQSIQAVLPTGEIVKAGTKARKNVVGYNLLQLLIGSEGTLAVITEATVRLIPNPSAHSAFAALFDSIDDSSQAVQAILKSGVTPCALEFIDRQCLEAANEYVQDRRIPIAEALLLVETDGFDELLVGQDARALADICRQQGASEIRPAQTEEERQALWDIRRSLSPAMYAKAPFKTNEDVCVPVSAYPLLMQKAYEISERHRVMTLCFGHAGDGNIHVNFMSRLENDPSVIAAVKDLFRAVVDMGGSISGEHGIGIAKAPYISFELGECERKLITDIKRLFDPHNILNPEKIVV
- a CDS encoding type II toxin-antitoxin system HicB family antitoxin, which translates into the protein MKLKNFTLEYWIDDGWYVGKLKEIPGIFSQGETLEDLEENIKDAYALMMEG
- a CDS encoding beta-L-arabinofuranosidase domain-containing protein; protein product: MKQRSLHAIHSIVKFFFGILFAFATFSAHSLETEKGALAFSIPEKISLRFSGPMGERIDANLHNWLLTAPDANPGILEMFRERDRKPEPSIVPWAGEFAGKYLISAIQARRMTNDPHLDVLLQRVIGELIESQDEDGYLGPFKKEERLLGYWDLWGHYHCLLALLMWHEDANDADAKECAIRAADLICRTYLDADRRILDMGSHEMNMAIIHVFGRLYRIIQDERYLKMMLEITKEWEESGDYFRMGLKGVDFYKLPRPRWESLPDIQGILELYRITGREEYKKAFENLWRSIVKFDRHNTGGFSTFEQAIGDPYTPGPIETCCTIAWAALTGDMLRLTGDSAAADELEWSTWNSIMGSQHPSGRWWTYDTPMDGARLASAHHIVFQARAGTPELNCCSVNGPRGLGMLSEWSFLTDEEGAIVNYYGPVQARFTMQNGLPIQIEEETSYPADPRIVLHIVPEKPAEFTLRLRIPNWSKNTNASINGNSLAGVEAGKYLSIRRTWNPGDQVELNLDFSIRAWIGDGHAFGKTSVYYGPLLLAFDSHFNSLDANDIPPLDMRNLSLTKYNSYLGRFKPIVQFHYTGSDGRIAELCDFASAGAYGTNYVSWLPAVNAPPPPIVLKQPADGEIVPAGPMKFEWSGMKSQTDRTYALRISNNKEMQEPIAKIDGLHFPVQIVNQSLEPGKTYYWTVDSRNPCGEQKAGDSPNSFTVDSSLANPLAGFADNPALVLIRGDGLLASSPLDGNGTPTYGCLAETRHIEPAKDRFGNENGAVRFSGNGMLRYQLPYFPADEYTFLVWVYPETPPTVHIAQIVSAWIRGGDDPLRVTLQGGKIYGRIEGFTGANTKGIPVNNKEWLHVAAVKSGSQLSLYINGKLADSTNAPIYLPTLAQDFALGANPHYEGNEYFTGCLDDFAFYAKAMNAEQIAEAFNNGNRSKE
- a CDS encoding type II toxin-antitoxin system HicB family antitoxin, which gives rise to MKYTVIVAKMKSNYCAHCPDVPGCMATGKTFEETLQLFKEALEFHFEGLKEDGESIPQPSTHCEYVEVDVDAAINAA